Below is a genomic region from Azoarcus sp. KH32C.
GGCGAAGATGCTCGTCCGCCTCGGACCGCTCACATCCCCTGACGCTTGAACCAGTCGAGCATGCGCTGCCAGCCGTCGGTCGCCTCGGCCGGCCGGTAAGTCGGGCGGTAGTCGGCGTGGAAGGCGTGGCCGGCTTCAGGATAGACGACGATCGTGCACTCCTCGTCGGCCAGTGCGAGCCGGGCGCGCATCATCTCGATGTCCTCCGGCGGGATCTCCGCGTCCTTGCCGCCATATAGGCCGAGGACCGGCACCTTGAGGCGCTCGACCACATCCGCGGGCTGCAGCGGCGTCTCGCGCGTGCGGGGCGTGTCGAGCAGCCCATACCAGGCGACGGCCGCGGCAAGCTTGGCGTTGTGCGTCGCGTACAGCCACACGACGCGACCGCCCCAGTCGAAGCCGGTCGCCGCAATCCGCCTGGGATCGCCGCCGTTGTTCGTTGCCCATGCGACGCAAGCGTCGAGGTCGCTCATCACCTGCGCGTCCGGAATGCGGGAAACGGTAGTCGCGGACAGCGCCGGGCGATCGCCGATCGGCGCCATATTCCCCTGGCGGAAGAACAGCTCGGGTGCGACCGCCAGATAGCCGAGCTTGGCGAGCCGCCGGCATACGTCACGGAGATAGTCGCTCACGCCATAGATTTCCTCGACGACGAGGACGGTGGGCAGAGTTTTGGTGTCGGCGGGTTTCGCAAAAAAGATCGGCATGCTGCCGCCAATCACCGCGATCCTCGTCGAATCGGATTCGATGCCCACCTCGTCCGTGAGGATCGCGGTTTGCGCGCGCGTCGCTTGCGCCACAATCGCAACGCCGACTGCCCCGAGCGCCGCGACGAAATTGCGGCGATCCATGCGTATCGCGGCCAGCGCGCTCGCGCAGCGTGATGGTGAACGCATCTTCCGGTCCTCCTGAGAGCGTGCGCATGCCTTGATGACAGGCGCGCAGGCCCGAGCGTTCCGCGTGCTTGACTTTGCAGTCGCCCGGCATTACATGTGGATCTCTTCGACCGCCTTTGGATAACGATCATGAGCGATCTGCCGATCAGCCGCTTTCCCGTGCCGGAGCTGAAGGATCTGCCCGAAG
It encodes:
- a CDS encoding dienelactone hydrolase family protein; translation: MRSPSRCASALAAIRMDRRNFVAALGAVGVAIVAQATRAQTAILTDEVGIESDSTRIAVIGGSMPIFFAKPADTKTLPTVLVVEEIYGVSDYLRDVCRRLAKLGYLAVAPELFFRQGNMAPIGDRPALSATTVSRIPDAQVMSDLDACVAWATNNGGDPRRIAATGFDWGGRVVWLYATHNAKLAAAVAWYGLLDTPRTRETPLQPADVVERLKVPVLGLYGGKDAEIPPEDIEMMRARLALADEECTIVVYPEAGHAFHADYRPTYRPAEATDGWQRMLDWFKRQGM